The following are encoded together in the Phaseolus vulgaris cultivar G19833 chromosome 9, P. vulgaris v2.0, whole genome shotgun sequence genome:
- the LOC137821475 gene encoding uncharacterized protein: MKVAPVVVFLFRDSEGFAAAILQALHPNTSSSFTRREDTFDHSLEPYGIKHLKASGSVSHFVDEHGAYMVSIVAMEHYEPPVLACALNEVLNKITADKSSLPTLLVPFLVESSKVKGKIKHLGSDESKPLIFGIPIGQNTDIMQALLNKTQELPSSSWIQHEIFASFLHFVRVMQLPTFFLIGQTSQYLDDQSTKQHEIIHAIGEILASTTGLQFSEDRVVWNPKKKSVQSKEPWQALYG; this comes from the exons ATGAAGGTTGCTCCGGTGGTGGTGTTCTTGTTCAGAGACTCAGAGGGTTTCGCCGCCGCCATCTTACAAGCTCTCCACCCAAACACGTCATCCTCCTTCACCCGCCG AGAGGACACATTCGACCACTCCCTGGAGCCTTATGGAATCAAACACCTCAAAGCATCTGGGAGCGTTTCGCACTTCGTTGATGAGCACGGCGCTTATATG GTTTCAATTGTGGCTATGGAGCATTATGAGCCACCAGTACTAGCTTGTGCTCTTAATGAAGTCCTCAATAAAATTACTGCAGATAAATCATCCCTGCCTACACTTTTGGTACCATTTTTGGTGGAATCTTCCAAGGTTAAAGGGAAAATTAAACACCTAGGATCAGATGAAAGCAAACCTCTGATATTTGGTATACCGATTGGTCAAAATACAGACATAATGCAGGCCTTACTCAACAAAACCCAGGAGCTACCATCTTCGTCATGGATTCAACATGAAATTTTTGCATCTTTTCTTCACTTTGTTCGTGTAATGCAGTTACCAACCTTTTTTCTAATTGGACAAACTAGTCAATATTTGGACGATCAATCCACCAAACAACATGAG ATAATTCATGCTATAGGAGAGATTTTGGCTAGTACTACAGGTCTGCAGTTTTCAGAAGACAGAGTGGTATGGAATCCAAAAAAGAAATCAGTTCAAAGCAAAGAGCCATGGCAAGCATTATATGGTTGA
- the LOC137822404 gene encoding uncharacterized protein, which produces MVITVEIDKFAIAKVLVDQGSSVDILYWETFKKMQISKAEIQPYNGQMVGFSGERVDTRGFIDLFTTFSDDYLNKTINIRYLLVNANTSYNILLGRPSINRLKAMKFPSVNGDIATVHVDQKIVRECYVASLKVEPTRRLYTT; this is translated from the coding sequence ATGGTCATAACCGTGGAGATAGATAAATTTGCAATTGCCAAAGTCCTTGTGGACCAGGGTAGCTCGGTCGACATCCTTTATTGGGAAACATTCAAGAAAATGCAAATTTCAAAGGCAGAAATACAGCCATACAACGGACAGATGGTTGGATTTTCAGGAGAAAGAGTAGACACAAGAGGATTCATTGACCTATTTACTACGTTCAGCGATGACTACCTCAACAAGACTATTAACATACGATATCTGCTAGTCAATGCCAATACATCGTATAATATCTTGCTCGGTCGACCATCCATCAACAGGTTGAAAGCCATGAAATTTCCCTCGGTCAACGGGGATATAGCCACCGTGCACGTAGATCAGAAGATAGTGCGAGAGTGTTATGTAGCTAGCTTGAAGGTAGAACCAACTCGAAGGTTATATACCACGTAG
- the LOC137822405 gene encoding uncharacterized protein yields the protein MSLLNVKQERGESLRDFMDRFSKVCMSIRNLNPEIAMHHLVSTILPGRFTESLIKRPPYNMDELRTRATKFMQIEEHVDYHRKTYAKNTDRSKGNRPPITPADLHRYRPNRGPRFHSYTPLVVPRGKILDEALQIELIPALKQS from the coding sequence ATGTCCCTTCTCAACGTCAAACAAGAAAGAGGAGAATCTTTGCGGGATTTCATGGACAGATTTTCTAAAGTTTGTATGAGCATACGCAATCTAAATCCAGAAATAGCTATGCACCACTTGGTTTCAACCATACTACCCGGAAGGTTCACAGAAAGTCTTATCAAACGTCCACCGTACAATATGGATGAATTAAGAACAAGAGCTACAAAATTCATGCAAATTGAGGAGCATGTTGATTATCATCGCAAAACATATGCTAAAAACACGGACAGAAGTAAAGGGAATCGTCCTCCCATAACACCAGCCGACCTACACCGGTATCGTCCAAATAGAGGTCCTCGCTTTCATAGTTATACGCCGCTGGTTGTACCAAGGGGTAAGATTTTGGATGAAGCATTGCAGATTGAATTGATTCCAGCACTGAAACAATCATAA
- the LOC137821084 gene encoding pentatricopeptide repeat-containing protein At1g11290, chloroplastic-like isoform X1 produces the protein MFHSHHRLLHIPRIFQTRFSSTSSSMLDLCTKPQHLQQLHARFFLHGLHQNQSLSSKLMDCYAKFGLLDLSQKLFYYTQNPDIVLYRAILRTLYQFGEYDNTLFLYKAMVGKSMYPDEESSSFVLRSCFCLSHEQGKMVHGQIVRLGLDAFDLVGRTLVELYDMNGFFNVDEPVEGKYVMELNYWNNLISEASENGKMEESFKHFCRMRKENIQPNSITVIGLLRSTVELNSLKTGQALHSFVVVSCLYGKLTVNTALLSMYAKLGSLEDAKMLFEKMPDKDLVVWNIMISAYSGNGFPKESLELVYCMVRSGFRPDLFTAIPAISSITQLKYNEWGKQMHAHVIRNGSDYQVSIHNSLIDMYSACDDLNLAQKIFGFIMNKTVVSWSAMIKGYTMHDRPLEALSLFLEMKRSGTRLDFIIVINILPAFAKIGALHYVSYLHGYSLKTSLDSLKSLKTSFLSSYAKCGCIEMARKLFDEEKSIHRDIIAWNSMISAYSKHGEWFRCFHLYSQMKLSSIVPDQVTFLGLLTACVNSGLVSKGKEIFKEMVEIYGYQPCKEHHTCMVDLLGRSGQIHEANEIIKTIPLESDARVYGPLLSACKMHSETRLAELAAQKLINMEPKNAGNYVLLSNIYAAAGNWDKVAKMRSFLRDRGLKKTPGCSWLELNGQVHEFRVADKSHQRWEDIYSILNVLELEAGDMEDDDLELFDPFVIKGCELPMNQPNLRHNTL, from the coding sequence ATGTTCCACTCTCACCACCGTTTGTTACATATTCCCAGAATCTTCCAAACAAGGTTTTCCAGCACTTCCTCTTCTATGTTAGATCTCTGCACCAAACCCCAGCACCTTCAACAACTCCATGCAAGGTTCTTCCTCCATGGCCTTCACCAAAACCAATCTCTTTCCTCCAAACTCATGGATTGCTACGCCAAATTTGGACTCCTGGACTTGTCGCAGAAGCTTTTTTACTACACGCAAAACCCAGATATCGTTCTCTATAGAGCAATCTTAAGAACCTTGTACCAGTTTGGTGAATATGACAATACCCTCTTTTTGTACAAAGCGATGGTTGGGAAGTCCATGTACCCAGATGAAGAAAGTAGCTCTTTTGTTTTGAGATCTTGCTTTTGTTTGTCTCATGAACAAGGGAAGATGGTTCATGGGCAGATAGTGAGGCTGGGTTTGGATGCATTTGACTTGGTGGGAAGAACTTTGGTAGAGTTGTATGACATGAATGGTTTTTTTAATGTGGATGAACCAGTTGAAGGAAAATATGTAATGGAATTGAATTATTGGAATAACTTGATTTCAGAGGCATCTGAAAATGGAAAAATGGAGGAAAGCTTTAAACATTTTTGTAGGATGAGAAAGGAGAATATCCAACCTAATTCAATTACTGTGATTGGATTGTTAAGGTCCACTGTTGAGTTGAACTCACTGAAGACAGGACAGGCCCTACACTCTTTTGTTGTTGTGAGCTGCCTGTATGGAAAACTAACTGTGAATACTGCACTGTTGTCAATGTATGCAAAGTTGGGTAGTCTAGAAGATGCAAAAATGCTGTTTGAGAAAATGCCTGACAAGGACCTTGTGGTCTGGAACATAATGATTTCAGCATATTCAGGGAATGGATTCCCCAAGGAATCCTTAGAACTTGTATATTGTATGGTTAGATCAGGTTTTAGACCTGACTTGTTCACGGCAATTCCTGCTATTTCTTCTATCACACAGTTAAAGTATAATGAATGGGGAAAGCAAATGCATGCTCATGTGATAAGAAATGGTTCAGATTATCAGGTATCCATTCACAATTCTCTTATTGACATGTATTCTGCATGTGATGACTTAAATTTGGCACAGAAGATTTTTGGCTTCATAATGAACAAGACTGTGGTTTCATGGAGTGCAATGATCAAAGGATATACAATGCATGATCGGCCTCTTGAGGCTCTGTCTCTTTTCTTGGAAATGAAACGGAGTGGTACTAGACTTGACTTCATTATAGTCATTAACATCTTGCCAGCCTTTGCAAAGATAGGGGCATTGCATTATGTAAGTTACTTACACGGTTACTCGTTGAAAACCAGCCTTGATTCCCTTAAATCCCTTAAGACATCCTTTCTTAGTAGCTATGCAAAATGTGGTTGCATAGAAATGGCCAGAAagctttttgatgaagagaaaaGTATCCATAGAGATATAATTGCGTGGAACTCAATGATCAGTGCGTATTCTAAACATGGGGAGTGgtttagatgttttcatttgtACAGCCAAATGAAACTATCGAGCATTGTACCGGACCAAGTGACATTTCTTGGGCTACTCACAGCTTGTGTTAATTCAGGCCTTGTTAGCAAAGGCAAGGAGATTTTCAAGGAAATGGTGGAAATATATGGATACCAACCTTGTAAGGAACATCATACTTGTATGGTTGATCTACTCGGACGTTCTGGCCAAATCCATGAAGccaatgaaataataaaaactattccATTGGAGTCAGATGCCAGGGTTTATGGCCCTTTGTTGAGTGCCTGTAAGATGCACTCAGAGACCCGTTTAGCAGAACTTGCTGCTCAGAAGCTTATAAATATGGAACCTAAAAATGCTGGAAACTATGTACTGCTCTCCAATATATATGCTGCAGCAGGAAATTGGGACAAAGTTGCTAAAATGAGGAGCTTTCTTAGAGATAGAGGACTAAAGAAAACACCAGGTTGTAGCTGGCTTGAATTAAATGGACAAGTGCACGAGTTTCGTGTTGCGGATAAATCTCATCAAAGATGGGAAGATATATACTCAATATTAAATGTACTGGAGTTGGAAGCAGGGGATATGGAAGATGATGATCTTGAACTCTTTGACCCTTTTGTCATTAAGGGGTGTGAATTGCCCATGAATCAACCCAACCTAAGACATAACACCTTATAA
- the LOC137821084 gene encoding pentatricopeptide repeat-containing protein At1g11290, chloroplastic-like isoform X2, producing MLDLCTKPQHLQQLHARFFLHGLHQNQSLSSKLMDCYAKFGLLDLSQKLFYYTQNPDIVLYRAILRTLYQFGEYDNTLFLYKAMVGKSMYPDEESSSFVLRSCFCLSHEQGKMVHGQIVRLGLDAFDLVGRTLVELYDMNGFFNVDEPVEGKYVMELNYWNNLISEASENGKMEESFKHFCRMRKENIQPNSITVIGLLRSTVELNSLKTGQALHSFVVVSCLYGKLTVNTALLSMYAKLGSLEDAKMLFEKMPDKDLVVWNIMISAYSGNGFPKESLELVYCMVRSGFRPDLFTAIPAISSITQLKYNEWGKQMHAHVIRNGSDYQVSIHNSLIDMYSACDDLNLAQKIFGFIMNKTVVSWSAMIKGYTMHDRPLEALSLFLEMKRSGTRLDFIIVINILPAFAKIGALHYVSYLHGYSLKTSLDSLKSLKTSFLSSYAKCGCIEMARKLFDEEKSIHRDIIAWNSMISAYSKHGEWFRCFHLYSQMKLSSIVPDQVTFLGLLTACVNSGLVSKGKEIFKEMVEIYGYQPCKEHHTCMVDLLGRSGQIHEANEIIKTIPLESDARVYGPLLSACKMHSETRLAELAAQKLINMEPKNAGNYVLLSNIYAAAGNWDKVAKMRSFLRDRGLKKTPGCSWLELNGQVHEFRVADKSHQRWEDIYSILNVLELEAGDMEDDDLELFDPFVIKGCELPMNQPNLRHNTL from the coding sequence ATGTTAGATCTCTGCACCAAACCCCAGCACCTTCAACAACTCCATGCAAGGTTCTTCCTCCATGGCCTTCACCAAAACCAATCTCTTTCCTCCAAACTCATGGATTGCTACGCCAAATTTGGACTCCTGGACTTGTCGCAGAAGCTTTTTTACTACACGCAAAACCCAGATATCGTTCTCTATAGAGCAATCTTAAGAACCTTGTACCAGTTTGGTGAATATGACAATACCCTCTTTTTGTACAAAGCGATGGTTGGGAAGTCCATGTACCCAGATGAAGAAAGTAGCTCTTTTGTTTTGAGATCTTGCTTTTGTTTGTCTCATGAACAAGGGAAGATGGTTCATGGGCAGATAGTGAGGCTGGGTTTGGATGCATTTGACTTGGTGGGAAGAACTTTGGTAGAGTTGTATGACATGAATGGTTTTTTTAATGTGGATGAACCAGTTGAAGGAAAATATGTAATGGAATTGAATTATTGGAATAACTTGATTTCAGAGGCATCTGAAAATGGAAAAATGGAGGAAAGCTTTAAACATTTTTGTAGGATGAGAAAGGAGAATATCCAACCTAATTCAATTACTGTGATTGGATTGTTAAGGTCCACTGTTGAGTTGAACTCACTGAAGACAGGACAGGCCCTACACTCTTTTGTTGTTGTGAGCTGCCTGTATGGAAAACTAACTGTGAATACTGCACTGTTGTCAATGTATGCAAAGTTGGGTAGTCTAGAAGATGCAAAAATGCTGTTTGAGAAAATGCCTGACAAGGACCTTGTGGTCTGGAACATAATGATTTCAGCATATTCAGGGAATGGATTCCCCAAGGAATCCTTAGAACTTGTATATTGTATGGTTAGATCAGGTTTTAGACCTGACTTGTTCACGGCAATTCCTGCTATTTCTTCTATCACACAGTTAAAGTATAATGAATGGGGAAAGCAAATGCATGCTCATGTGATAAGAAATGGTTCAGATTATCAGGTATCCATTCACAATTCTCTTATTGACATGTATTCTGCATGTGATGACTTAAATTTGGCACAGAAGATTTTTGGCTTCATAATGAACAAGACTGTGGTTTCATGGAGTGCAATGATCAAAGGATATACAATGCATGATCGGCCTCTTGAGGCTCTGTCTCTTTTCTTGGAAATGAAACGGAGTGGTACTAGACTTGACTTCATTATAGTCATTAACATCTTGCCAGCCTTTGCAAAGATAGGGGCATTGCATTATGTAAGTTACTTACACGGTTACTCGTTGAAAACCAGCCTTGATTCCCTTAAATCCCTTAAGACATCCTTTCTTAGTAGCTATGCAAAATGTGGTTGCATAGAAATGGCCAGAAagctttttgatgaagagaaaaGTATCCATAGAGATATAATTGCGTGGAACTCAATGATCAGTGCGTATTCTAAACATGGGGAGTGgtttagatgttttcatttgtACAGCCAAATGAAACTATCGAGCATTGTACCGGACCAAGTGACATTTCTTGGGCTACTCACAGCTTGTGTTAATTCAGGCCTTGTTAGCAAAGGCAAGGAGATTTTCAAGGAAATGGTGGAAATATATGGATACCAACCTTGTAAGGAACATCATACTTGTATGGTTGATCTACTCGGACGTTCTGGCCAAATCCATGAAGccaatgaaataataaaaactattccATTGGAGTCAGATGCCAGGGTTTATGGCCCTTTGTTGAGTGCCTGTAAGATGCACTCAGAGACCCGTTTAGCAGAACTTGCTGCTCAGAAGCTTATAAATATGGAACCTAAAAATGCTGGAAACTATGTACTGCTCTCCAATATATATGCTGCAGCAGGAAATTGGGACAAAGTTGCTAAAATGAGGAGCTTTCTTAGAGATAGAGGACTAAAGAAAACACCAGGTTGTAGCTGGCTTGAATTAAATGGACAAGTGCACGAGTTTCGTGTTGCGGATAAATCTCATCAAAGATGGGAAGATATATACTCAATATTAAATGTACTGGAGTTGGAAGCAGGGGATATGGAAGATGATGATCTTGAACTCTTTGACCCTTTTGTCATTAAGGGGTGTGAATTGCCCATGAATCAACCCAACCTAAGACATAACACCTTATAA
- the LOC137822407 gene encoding uncharacterized protein: protein MKVAPVVVFLFRDSEGFAAAILQALHPNTSSSFTRREDTFDHSLEPYGIKHLKASGSVSHFVDEHGAYMVSIVAMEHYKPPVLACALNEVLNKITADKSSLPTLLVPFLVESSKVKGKIKHLGSDESKPLIFGIPIGQNTDIMQALLNKTQELPSSSWIQHEIFASFLHFVRIIHAIGEILASTTGLQFSEDRVVWNPKKKSVQSKEPWQALYG, encoded by the exons ATGAAGGTTGCTCCGGTGGTGGTGTTCTTGTTCAGAGACTCAGAGGGTTTCGCCGCCGCTATCTTACAAGCTCTCCACCCCAACACGTCATCCTCCTTCACCCGCCG AGAGGACACATTCGACCACTCCCTGGAGCCTTATGGAATCAAACACCTCAAAGCATCTGGGAGCGTTTCGCACTTCGTTGATGAGCACGGCGCTTATATG GTTTCAATTGTGGCTATGGAGCATTATAAGCCACCAGTACTAGCTTGTGCTCTTAATGAAGTCCTCAATAAAATTACTGCAGATAAATCATCCCTGCCTACACTTTTGGTACCATTTTTGGTGGAATCTTCCAAGGTTAAAGGGAAAATTAAACACCTAGGATCAGATGAAAGCAAACCTCTGATATTTGGTATACCGATTGGTCAAAATACAGACATAATGCAGGCCTTACTCAACAAAACCCAGGAGCTACCATCTTCGTCATGGATTCAACATGAAATTTTTGCATCTTTTCTTCACTTTGTTCGT ATAATTCATGCTATAGGAGAGATTTTGGCTAGTACTACAGGTCTGCAGTTTTCAGAAGACAGAGTGGTATGGAATCCAAAAAAGAAATCAGTTCAAAGCAAAGAGCCATGGCAAGCATTATATGGTTGA